The proteins below come from a single Azospirillum thermophilum genomic window:
- a CDS encoding 5-oxoprolinase subunit PxpA yields the protein MPRTMVDLNCDLGEGFGQWTLGEATDDALMDLISSANVATGFHAGDPNLMDRVVRLAVERGVALGAHPGYRDLQGFGRRVIQAKPDELVNDILYQVGALREFARRHGTRLQHVKPHGALYMEAARDETLSRLMVDALLKSSPDTLLFCMDVSKTCAVASAAGLPVVREFYADRDYDRSGSIVFARRMRPLDPAEVADKCVRACREGKVRTVEGDDIDIAFDSICFHSDTPGALAIGTAVRTALLKDGIRIAAAADVIAQTT from the coding sequence TTGCCTCGCACTATGGTCGACCTCAACTGTGACCTCGGCGAAGGCTTCGGTCAGTGGACGCTGGGCGAAGCCACCGATGACGCGCTGATGGACCTCATCAGTTCGGCCAACGTCGCCACCGGCTTCCATGCCGGCGATCCCAACCTGATGGATCGCGTGGTGCGGCTGGCGGTGGAACGCGGCGTGGCGCTCGGCGCCCATCCGGGCTACCGGGACCTGCAGGGCTTCGGCCGCCGCGTCATCCAGGCCAAGCCGGACGAGCTGGTCAACGACATCCTCTACCAGGTCGGCGCGCTGCGCGAGTTCGCCCGCCGCCACGGCACCCGGCTGCAGCACGTCAAGCCGCACGGCGCGCTCTACATGGAGGCGGCGCGCGACGAGACGCTGTCCCGCCTGATGGTCGATGCGCTGCTGAAGTCCAGCCCCGACACGCTGCTGTTCTGCATGGACGTGTCGAAGACCTGTGCCGTCGCCAGCGCCGCCGGCCTGCCGGTGGTGCGGGAGTTCTACGCCGACCGCGACTATGACCGCAGCGGCTCCATCGTCTTCGCCCGCCGCATGCGGCCGCTCGATCCCGCGGAGGTCGCCGACAAGTGCGTGCGCGCCTGCCGCGAGGGGAAAGTGCGGACGGTCGAGGGCGACGACATCGACATTGCCTTCGACTCGATCTGCTTCCACTCCGACACGCCGGGCGCGCTGGCGATCGGCACCGCGGTGCGCACCGCCCTGCTGAAGGACGGCATCCGCATCGCCGCCGCCGCCGACGTGATCGCCCAAACCACCTGA